One region of Armigeres subalbatus isolate Guangzhou_Male chromosome 3, GZ_Asu_2, whole genome shotgun sequence genomic DNA includes:
- the LOC134228041 gene encoding tectonic-like complex member Mks1, with protein sequence MFSRQKCFKTGIYRTNGLVDNWKFRISLKKIYSLIEIPQFDQSCEANLFEEPSNNAEEEMQIGWQEKVFSQNEVEYYSVRENCSNDLQKSYHNTIKSTGLADRENRGKIFTYTTTDNYAPDEELCMAARGIRPGADQEDEYETMFIMADLDSEVVLFTIKWNSKENMLLVYPDFNCMAINPYYKEIQGDSRQMYHFGIQNLCNKLKRSASRETVQIQDALLVKLTRLTLREELSKANFSFPENHQLHFLLLLEIVSGEDFAYDNTHVRFTFELPIEVKIIEGFIDGCTHSSKRTDGKWQYSHCHQLLLKVPEYFDIGDSVKIYFEVISIDTWKRERLLGNAYLSIQLQPQILESSLKCIKIENNKSFYDKLEAFLVGGRRKLNLKEFFGQNDSALLNRYGSRTEVAGELNIKCQIIQQRRPHIIQLTGTGTKRHGKFRSNVVTIEELLSSYQRARERLEEIVNLKY encoded by the exons aatCTCATTGAAGAAAATCTATTCGTTGATTGAAATTCCTCAGTTCGATCAATCCTGTGAGGCCAACCTTTTCGAAGAGCCGTCCAACAATGCAGAGGAAGAGATGCAAATCGGATGGCAAGAGAAGGTATTCAGTCAAAATGAAGTCGAATACTATAGCGTCCGAGAAAACTGCAGCAATGATCTTCAGAAGAGCTATCACAATACGATTAAGTCGACCGGTTTAGCAGACCGAGAAAATCGAGGGAAAATCTTCACCTACACCACAACCGACAACTACGCTCCCGATGAGGAACTTTGCATGGCAGCGCGAGGAATACGTCCAGGTGCTGATCAGGAGGATGAATACGAAACCATGTTCATCATGGCTGACCTCGACAGCGAGGTTGTTCTGTTCACCATTAAATGGAACTCCAAGGAAAACATGCTGCTCGTGTATCCTGACTTCAACTGCATGGCCATCAATCCGTATTACAAAGAAATTCAAGGTGACAGTCGACAGATGTATCATTTCGGGATTCAAAATCTCTGCAACAAGTTGAAACGTTCAGCATCCAGGGAAACTGTTCAAATTCAAGACGCTCTATTGGTTAAG TTAACAAGATTAACCCTGCGTGAGGAATTGTCGAAAGCTAACTTCTCCTTTCCTGAAAACCATCAGCTGCATTTTCTATTGCTGCTCGAAATTGTATCTGGTGAGGACTTCGCATACGATAATACGCACGTACGGTTCACATTTGAATTGCCCATTGAAGTaaaaatcatcgaaggattcATCGACGGGTGTACCCACAGCAGTAAGAGAACCGATGGAAAGTGGCAATATTCCCACTGCCACCAATTACTGTTAAAAGTTCCGGAATATTTTGATATTGGAG ATAGTGTCAAAATATACTTCGAAGTTATTTCCATAGACACGTGGAAACGGGAACGTTTGTTGGG aaatgcaTATCTCTCTATACAACTTCAACCCCAAATATTAGAATCATCCTTGAAGTGCATTAAAATAGAGAACAATAAAAGTTTTTACGATAAGCTGGAAGCATTCTTGGTTGGAGGACGAAGAAAGctaaatctgaaggaattcttcgggCAG AACGATTCAGCTCTACTCAATCGCTACGGAAGCCGTACCGAAGTCGCTGGAGAACTAAATATCAAATGTCAAATAATTCAACAACGTAGACCACACATAATTCaactgactggaactgggaCAAAAAGGCATGGAAAGTTTAGATCCAATGTAGTGACTATCGAAGAATTGCTATCGTCGTACCAAAGGGCTCGAGAGCGATTAGAAGAAATCGTTAATCTCAAATACTGA